A genomic segment from Curtobacterium sp. MCSS17_007 encodes:
- a CDS encoding RNA methyltransferase produces MHPVRIDSLDDPRLDDFARLTDVALRRVTEPEGGLYIAESNTVIERAVRAGHVPRSVIVQEKWLDSVLPLVADHDGPVFVGPDALLEQLTGFKMHRGALAAMHRPELPSVADVVRDAKVVVVLEDVVDHTNVGAVFRSVAGLGADAVLVSPRCADPLYRRSVRVSMGTVLQVPWTRIGEWPAAGEELRAQGFHLAAMALTDRSVDLDAFVTDVPERVALVMGTEGQGLTDAAIASADTTVRIPMAHGVDSLNVAAASAVGLWAVTHAQRAARPSD; encoded by the coding sequence GTGCACCCCGTCCGCATCGACTCCCTCGACGACCCCCGCCTCGACGACTTCGCACGGCTCACCGACGTGGCGCTGCGCCGGGTGACCGAGCCTGAGGGCGGGCTGTACATCGCCGAGTCGAACACCGTCATCGAGCGTGCGGTCCGCGCCGGGCACGTCCCGCGCAGCGTCATCGTGCAGGAGAAGTGGCTCGACAGCGTGCTGCCGCTCGTGGCGGACCACGACGGCCCGGTGTTCGTCGGACCGGACGCACTGCTCGAACAGCTCACCGGCTTCAAGATGCACCGTGGTGCCCTCGCCGCGATGCACCGCCCGGAGCTGCCGTCCGTCGCCGACGTCGTCCGGGACGCGAAGGTCGTCGTGGTGCTCGAGGACGTCGTCGACCACACCAACGTGGGCGCGGTGTTCCGGAGCGTCGCCGGGCTCGGGGCTGATGCGGTGCTCGTCAGCCCGCGCTGCGCCGACCCCCTCTACCGCCGGAGCGTCCGGGTGAGCATGGGCACCGTGCTGCAGGTGCCGTGGACCCGCATCGGCGAGTGGCCCGCCGCCGGGGAGGAACTCCGCGCACAGGGCTTCCACCTCGCGGCGATGGCGCTCACCGACCGCTCGGTCGACCTGGACGCGTTCGTCACCGACGTCCCCGAGCGGGTCGCGCTCGTGATGGGCACGGAGGGGCAGGGCCTGACCGACGCGGCGATCGCCTCCGCCGACACCACGGTCCGCATCCCGATGGCGCACGGCGTCGATTCGCTCAACGTGGCCGCGGCGAGCGCCGTGGGGCTCTGGGCGGTCACGCACGCGCAGCGTGCGGCCCGACCGAGCGACTGA
- a CDS encoding 3'-5' exonuclease: MQDLSGRPWWHALGVFDLETTGVDVETARIVTAHVGLIDMTGRSIVEGAWIADPGVEIPEGAAAVHGYTTERAQAEGRPAGEVVAEIVAAVEAVFARGIPLVIYNAPYDLTVLDREARRHGIASPVIGNVVDPLVIDKALDTFRKGKRTLEAASELYGVTLSDAHDAGADAIAAGRVAQAIAAKYPEELGVSAEELHRKQVAWCAEQASSFQEYMRKKRDAAFTADGRWPHRNGS, from the coding sequence GTGCAGGACCTCAGCGGTCGCCCCTGGTGGCACGCCCTCGGCGTGTTCGACCTCGAGACGACCGGTGTCGACGTCGAGACCGCGCGCATCGTCACCGCCCACGTCGGCCTCATCGACATGACCGGCCGCTCCATCGTCGAGGGTGCGTGGATCGCCGATCCCGGGGTCGAGATCCCCGAGGGTGCGGCGGCCGTGCACGGCTACACGACGGAGCGCGCACAGGCCGAGGGTCGCCCCGCGGGTGAGGTCGTCGCCGAGATCGTCGCGGCGGTCGAGGCCGTGTTCGCGCGCGGCATCCCGCTCGTCATCTACAACGCCCCGTACGACCTGACCGTCCTCGACCGGGAGGCCCGACGGCACGGCATCGCCTCCCCCGTCATCGGCAACGTCGTCGACCCGCTCGTGATCGACAAGGCGCTCGACACCTTCCGCAAGGGCAAGCGCACGCTCGAGGCGGCGTCCGAGCTGTACGGCGTCACCTTGTCGGACGCGCACGACGCCGGTGCGGACGCCATCGCGGCCGGGCGTGTCGCGCAGGCCATCGCGGCGAAGTACCCGGAGGAGCTCGGCGTCTCCGCCGAGGAGCTGCACCGCAAGCAGGTCGCCTGGTGCGCAGAACAGGCGTCGTCGTTCCAGGAGTACATGCGCAAGAAGCGCGACGCCGCCTTCACCGCCGACGGGCGCTGGCCGCACCGCAACGGCTCGTAG
- a CDS encoding Sir2 family NAD-dependent protein deacetylase — MQDELDRVVELLAGKRIAVLSGAGLSTDSGIPDYRGAGRVVRKPMTFQEFRSDPAKRQRYWAGSHLGWRTFAAARPNAGHRALAELERAGVVSGIVTQNVDGLHLRAGSRRVVEIHGSMDRAVCLTCGQVFSRADLAAVLDRDNPWIDEPGTVQLQPDGDVEINDVERFRVPDCSVCGGVLKPDVVFFGEFVPAEKFREAVSIVADADALLVVGSSLTVNSGVRLVDHATRRKHPVVIVNRGATRSDRRAVAKLDAGTTETLEALATRLLPTAVGPSDTEPSDVRRPDPSTLR, encoded by the coding sequence ATGCAGGACGAGCTCGACCGCGTCGTCGAGCTCCTGGCGGGCAAGCGCATCGCCGTGCTCTCCGGTGCCGGACTGAGCACCGACTCGGGCATCCCCGACTACCGCGGAGCGGGACGCGTGGTGCGGAAACCGATGACCTTCCAGGAGTTCCGGTCGGACCCCGCGAAGCGACAGCGGTACTGGGCTGGCTCGCACCTCGGCTGGCGCACCTTCGCCGCCGCCCGGCCGAACGCCGGGCACCGCGCGCTCGCCGAGCTCGAACGCGCCGGCGTGGTCAGCGGGATCGTGACGCAGAACGTCGACGGATTGCACCTGCGTGCCGGCTCGCGCCGGGTCGTGGAGATCCACGGTTCGATGGACCGCGCGGTCTGCCTGACCTGCGGCCAGGTGTTCTCGCGCGCCGACCTCGCTGCCGTGCTCGACCGGGACAACCCGTGGATCGACGAGCCCGGCACGGTGCAGCTGCAGCCCGACGGGGACGTCGAGATCAACGACGTCGAGCGCTTCCGCGTGCCGGACTGCTCGGTGTGCGGCGGCGTGCTGAAGCCCGACGTGGTCTTCTTCGGGGAGTTCGTGCCGGCGGAGAAGTTCCGTGAGGCGGTGTCGATCGTCGCCGACGCGGACGCACTCCTCGTCGTCGGATCATCGCTCACCGTGAACTCCGGCGTCCGACTCGTGGACCACGCCACGCGGCGGAAGCACCCCGTGGTGATCGTCAACCGTGGTGCGACGCGGAGCGACCGCCGCGCGGTCGCGAAGCTCGACGCCGGGACCACCGAGACGCTCGAGGCCCTGGCGACGCGGCTCCTGCCGACCGCGGTCGGCCCGTCGGACACCGAACCGTCGGACGTCCGGCGCCCGGACCCGAGCACTCTGCGATGA
- a CDS encoding ABC transporter ATP-binding protein, whose protein sequence is MPSVVRLSDVSVVRNGATILDAISWEVQDDERWVVLGANGAGKTTLLQVAGAQTFPTSGSVEVLGTELGGADLFELRPRIGFASTALARRIPVTERVVDVVLTAAYSVTGRWNEEYEELDVRRAQRVLDEWGLGDFTDRTFGELSDGEQKRVQIARAVMTDPEVLFLDEPAASLDLGARESLVRTLGGYAQSSDSPAIVIVTHHVEEIPAGFTHALVLADGRVQSAGPIDEVLTAETLSQAFGVELTVSKDAGRYTARAA, encoded by the coding sequence ATGCCCTCGGTCGTGCGCTTGTCAGACGTCTCCGTGGTCCGCAACGGGGCCACCATCCTCGACGCGATCTCGTGGGAGGTGCAGGACGACGAACGCTGGGTGGTGCTCGGTGCCAACGGTGCCGGCAAGACCACGCTGCTGCAGGTGGCCGGTGCCCAGACGTTCCCGACCTCGGGCAGCGTCGAGGTGCTCGGCACGGAGCTCGGCGGCGCGGACCTGTTCGAACTGCGCCCGCGCATCGGCTTCGCGTCGACGGCCCTCGCCCGCCGGATCCCGGTGACCGAGCGTGTCGTCGACGTCGTGCTGACGGCCGCGTACTCCGTCACCGGCCGCTGGAACGAGGAGTACGAGGAGCTCGACGTCCGTCGCGCCCAGCGCGTGCTCGACGAGTGGGGCCTCGGTGACTTCACCGACCGCACCTTCGGCGAGCTGAGCGACGGCGAGCAGAAGCGCGTGCAGATCGCCCGAGCGGTCATGACCGACCCCGAGGTGCTGTTCCTCGACGAGCCGGCGGCCTCGCTCGACCTCGGCGCCCGCGAGAGCCTCGTCCGCACGCTCGGCGGCTACGCCCAGAGCAGCGACTCGCCCGCGATCGTCATCGTGACCCACCACGTCGAGGAGATCCCCGCGGGCTTCACGCACGCCCTGGTGCTCGCGGACGGCAGGGTGCAGTCCGCCGGTCCCATCGACGAGGTGCTCACCGCCGAGACGCTCTCCCAGGCCTTCGGCGTCGAGCTCACCGTGTCGAAGGACGCGGGTCGGTACACGGCGCGCGCGGCCTGA
- the glgA gene encoding glycogen synthase: protein MRVDLLTREYPPEVYGGAGVHVAELTAALRSGTDTDVRVRAFGAYRDEEGVWAYRTPEGLDDANGALQALGTDVRIAADVEGADLVHSHTWYANAAGRIAQLTHGIPHVVTAHSLEPLRPWKAEQLGGGYRLSSWMERESFEQADGVIAVSKAMRADILRSYPSIDPEKVHVVYNGIDIDEWKPTVDEDAVRALGIDPSRRSVVFVGRITRQKGLPYLLRAVASLPEDVQIVLCAGAPDTPEIMAEVTGLVESLRADRDGVVWIDRMLAHQEIVNVLSSGTVFVCPSIYEPLGIVNLEAMACGIPVVGTRSGGIPEVVADGLTGRIVPIDQAQDGTGTPNDPDRFVADLARTLEEVLADEGLAKLMGRAGRLRVESEFTWDAIARRTRQVYDEVLARKP from the coding sequence GTGCGAGTCGATCTACTGACCAGGGAGTATCCGCCGGAGGTCTACGGCGGAGCGGGTGTCCACGTGGCCGAGCTCACGGCTGCGCTGCGGTCGGGGACGGACACGGACGTGCGCGTGCGTGCCTTCGGGGCGTACCGCGACGAGGAGGGCGTGTGGGCGTACCGCACGCCCGAGGGCCTCGACGACGCGAACGGTGCGCTCCAGGCGCTCGGCACCGACGTCCGCATCGCCGCGGACGTCGAGGGCGCCGACCTGGTGCACTCCCACACCTGGTACGCGAACGCCGCCGGACGCATCGCGCAGCTCACCCACGGCATCCCGCACGTGGTGACCGCCCACAGCCTCGAGCCCCTGCGCCCGTGGAAGGCCGAGCAGCTCGGCGGTGGCTACCGCCTGTCGAGCTGGATGGAGCGCGAGTCGTTCGAGCAGGCCGACGGCGTCATCGCGGTGTCGAAGGCGATGCGCGCGGACATCCTCCGGTCGTACCCGTCGATCGACCCCGAGAAGGTCCACGTCGTCTACAACGGCATCGACATCGACGAGTGGAAGCCCACCGTCGACGAGGACGCCGTCCGTGCACTCGGCATCGACCCGTCCCGTCGGTCCGTCGTGTTCGTCGGGCGCATCACCCGGCAGAAGGGCCTGCCCTACCTGCTCCGCGCGGTGGCGTCCCTGCCGGAGGACGTGCAGATCGTCCTCTGTGCCGGTGCGCCGGACACGCCGGAGATCATGGCCGAGGTCACCGGTCTCGTCGAGTCCCTGCGGGCCGACCGCGACGGCGTGGTCTGGATCGACCGGATGCTCGCGCACCAGGAGATCGTGAACGTGCTGTCCTCGGGCACGGTCTTCGTGTGCCCGTCGATCTACGAGCCGCTCGGCATCGTCAACCTCGAGGCCATGGCCTGCGGCATCCCCGTGGTCGGCACGCGCTCCGGGGGCATCCCCGAGGTCGTCGCCGACGGGCTCACCGGCCGCATCGTCCCGATCGACCAGGCGCAGGACGGCACCGGCACGCCGAACGACCCCGACCGGTTCGTCGCCGACCTCGCCCGCACCCTCGAGGAGGTCCTGGCGGACGAGGGGCTCGCGAAGCTCATGGGACGAGCCGGACGCCTGCGCGTCGAGAGCGAGTTCACGTGGGACGCGATCGCCCGCCGGACACGGCAGGTCTACGACGAGGTGCTCGCCCGGAAGCCGTAG
- a CDS encoding alpha/beta hydrolase, translated as MQPPVISPYQSLVAATPVVHRAVSVDGRTTHYWEYGPDDATGTVLAVHGFRGDHHGLETIAAHLRGVRVIVPDLPGFGVSDPLPAADIDSFVGWLTGFHRALGLDRDTVVLGHSFGSIVTAAAVAAGLATRLLVLVNPIAAPALQGPRAVATGVAIGYYRAGAVLPQALGLGLLRNPAIVRAMSVAMLKSHDRELRRWVHDQHDRYFSAFADRTSVLEAFRTSVTHDVSEYADRIHVPVLLVAAEHDDITAVPEQRALAARLEDAELVVVPDVGHLVHYETPGAAADAVLRRMADTASKRPRRTAPKRSARKGSRSDVDATPGASPSARPSAPPSPSAGRAGNPGESAS; from the coding sequence ATGCAACCGCCCGTGATCTCCCCGTACCAGTCGCTCGTCGCCGCGACCCCGGTCGTGCACCGTGCCGTGTCGGTCGACGGACGCACCACGCACTACTGGGAGTACGGACCCGACGACGCCACCGGGACCGTGCTGGCCGTGCACGGGTTCCGCGGCGACCACCACGGGCTCGAGACGATCGCGGCACACCTGCGCGGTGTCCGGGTGATCGTGCCGGACCTGCCCGGGTTCGGCGTCTCCGACCCGTTGCCCGCGGCCGACATCGACTCGTTCGTCGGGTGGCTGACCGGGTTCCACCGCGCGCTCGGTCTCGACCGCGACACGGTGGTGCTCGGCCACTCGTTCGGCTCCATCGTCACCGCCGCCGCGGTGGCCGCAGGGCTCGCGACGCGGCTCCTCGTGCTCGTGAACCCGATCGCCGCGCCGGCGCTGCAGGGTCCACGCGCGGTGGCGACCGGTGTCGCCATCGGGTACTACCGCGCGGGTGCGGTGCTGCCGCAAGCGCTCGGCCTGGGACTACTGCGGAACCCGGCGATCGTGCGGGCGATGAGCGTTGCGATGCTCAAGTCGCACGACCGCGAGCTCCGGCGGTGGGTGCACGACCAGCACGACCGGTACTTCTCCGCCTTCGCGGACCGCACGAGCGTGCTCGAGGCCTTCCGCACGTCGGTGACGCACGACGTGTCGGAGTACGCGGACCGCATCCACGTCCCCGTGCTCCTGGTCGCCGCCGAACACGACGACATCACCGCCGTCCCCGAGCAGCGGGCGCTGGCAGCACGCCTGGAGGACGCCGAGCTGGTGGTCGTGCCGGACGTCGGGCACCTCGTCCACTACGAGACGCCGGGTGCCGCTGCCGATGCGGTCCTGCGCCGCATGGCGGACACCGCGTCGAAGCGTCCGCGGCGGACCGCGCCGAAGCGCTCGGCACGGAAGGGCTCGCGCTCCGACGTCGACGCCACCCCAGGCGCGTCCCCGTCAGCACGGCCGTCCGCACCGCCGTCGCCGTCTGCGGGACGGGCCGGGAACCCGGGGGAGTCGGCCTCGTGA
- a CDS encoding histidine phosphatase family protein, which yields MTTLLTLVRHGETDWNAQRRIQGSTDIPLNETGRSQAAATALLLGRRRFDAVVASPLSRAFETGAIIARHLGLPEPDTYGGLAERSYGEAEGLTDTEVAQRYPHDDIPGRESRSALLARATETLAEIAVRYDAGSVVVATHGAVIRSVVNAAAPGTADRWTTPIRNGSVHSFRWDPERFRAELVRFDDPVDEVSEQTGDESFAEQNPLERR from the coding sequence GTGACGACGCTCCTCACCCTGGTCCGGCACGGCGAGACCGACTGGAACGCGCAGCGCCGCATCCAGGGCTCGACCGACATCCCCCTCAACGAGACCGGACGGTCGCAGGCCGCGGCGACGGCGCTGCTGCTCGGACGACGGCGGTTCGACGCGGTCGTGGCGTCGCCGCTGTCCCGGGCGTTCGAGACGGGCGCGATCATCGCCCGGCACCTCGGGCTCCCGGAACCGGACACGTACGGCGGGCTCGCGGAGCGCTCCTACGGCGAAGCCGAGGGACTCACCGACACCGAGGTCGCGCAGCGCTACCCGCACGACGACATCCCCGGCCGCGAGTCGCGCTCGGCGCTGCTGGCCCGCGCGACCGAGACCCTCGCCGAGATCGCCGTGCGGTACGACGCCGGGTCGGTCGTCGTCGCCACGCACGGGGCCGTCATCCGCAGCGTCGTCAACGCCGCGGCGCCCGGGACGGCGGACCGGTGGACGACGCCCATCCGCAACGGGTCCGTGCACTCGTTCCGGTGGGACCCGGAGCGGTTCCGCGCGGAACTCGTGCGGTTCGACGACCCGGTGGACGAGGTCTCGGAGCAGACGGGCGACGAGTCCTTCGCCGAGCAGAACCCGCTCGAGCGCCGGTAG
- a CDS encoding glycosyltransferase family 1 protein, translating to MRRLRIGIDCRYVRIGRHDGISRFTAGIVAHLPDRHDHVLLVHDERQLDSLPDGIPWERIPAPTDAGEPLVARTVNRLGLDAVFSPMQTMGSRGRRYALVLTLHDLIYYRNRTPPREFSWPIRLGWRLFHLTWAPQRFLLNGADGVVTVSETTAGLIERHRLTDRPVTVAYNAADPAEPRDPAAGRERSLVYMGSYMPYKNVETLAAAVPLLGADWTLHCMSRVSDADRRRLERLAPAGSIVFHDGATDDEYLGVLRSATALVTASRDEGFGIPLVEAMGVGTPVAVSDIPIFREIGGDAAEYFDPSSPSAVAAAVRRLEERWDDASRASRGRAARFRWQDSAEQVVRAVERAVADRRER from the coding sequence GTGAGGCGGCTCCGGATCGGGATCGACTGCCGGTACGTCCGCATCGGGCGGCACGACGGCATCAGCCGTTTCACGGCGGGCATCGTCGCGCACCTGCCCGACCGACACGACCACGTGCTGCTCGTCCACGACGAGCGGCAGCTCGACTCGTTGCCCGACGGCATCCCGTGGGAACGCATCCCCGCGCCGACCGACGCCGGCGAACCGCTCGTCGCGCGGACGGTCAACCGTCTCGGGCTCGACGCCGTCTTCTCGCCGATGCAGACGATGGGGTCGCGCGGTCGCCGGTACGCGCTCGTGCTGACCCTGCACGACCTCATCTACTACCGGAACCGCACACCGCCGCGGGAGTTCTCGTGGCCGATCCGGCTCGGCTGGCGGCTGTTCCACCTGACCTGGGCACCGCAGCGGTTCCTGTTGAACGGCGCGGACGGGGTGGTCACCGTGTCGGAGACCACCGCCGGTCTCATCGAACGCCACCGGCTGACCGACCGTCCCGTCACCGTCGCGTACAACGCCGCTGACCCGGCGGAGCCCCGGGACCCGGCCGCGGGCCGCGAACGCTCGCTCGTCTACATGGGCTCGTACATGCCGTACAAGAACGTCGAGACCCTCGCGGCCGCGGTGCCACTGCTCGGGGCGGACTGGACGCTGCACTGCATGTCGCGGGTGTCCGACGCCGACCGCCGACGTCTGGAACGGCTCGCGCCGGCCGGATCGATCGTGTTCCACGACGGCGCGACCGACGACGAGTACCTCGGCGTGCTGCGGTCGGCAACCGCGCTCGTGACGGCGTCGCGGGACGAGGGCTTCGGCATCCCGCTGGTCGAGGCGATGGGTGTCGGGACGCCCGTCGCGGTCAGCGACATCCCGATCTTCCGTGAGATCGGCGGCGACGCGGCCGAGTACTTCGATCCTTCGTCGCCGTCGGCGGTCGCCGCGGCCGTCCGCCGACTCGAGGAGCGCTGGGACGACGCATCGCGGGCGTCGCGCGGACGGGCTGCTCGGTTCCGGTGGCAGGACTCCGCAGAACAGGTCGTCCGAGCGGTCGAGCGGGCGGTGGCGGACCGTCGGGAGCGCTGA
- a CDS encoding type B 50S ribosomal protein L31 → MKTDTHPEYNAIVFRDLASGETFLTRSTATSDKTIELDGATYPVIDVEISSASHPFYTGKQRILDSAGRVEKFNQRFKGFSK, encoded by the coding sequence ATGAAGACCGACACCCACCCCGAGTACAACGCCATCGTCTTCCGCGACCTGGCCTCCGGTGAGACGTTCCTGACGCGTTCGACTGCGACCAGCGACAAGACCATCGAGCTCGACGGTGCGACCTACCCGGTCATCGACGTCGAGATCTCGTCCGCTTCGCACCCGTTCTACACGGGCAAGCAGCGCATCCTCGACTCGGCCGGTCGCGTCGAGAAGTTCAACCAGCGCTTCAAGGGCTTCAGCAAGTAA
- the treS gene encoding maltose alpha-D-glucosyltransferase, with protein MTFTAPIQLPGLTLDPQWYKRSVFYECMIRSFVDSNGDGIGDIQGVIGKLDYLQWLGVDAIWLPPFFQSPMRDGGYDISDYKAILPEFGTLDDFRELVTKSHERNMRIVIDMVINHTSDQHEWFQQSREDPDGPYGDFYVWRDTDEHYENIRIIFVDTEESNWTFDPVRRQFFFHRFFSHQPDLNFENPAVVEAVYEVVRHWLDLGVDGLRLDAIPYLFESEEGNGEGEPETHEFIKKLRAMVDDEYPGRVLLAEANQWPRETAAFFGTDEEPECHMAFDFPVMPRIFYSLRAQHAAELKAILSETLDVPEKAAWGVFLRNHDELTLEMVSEEYRQAMYGWYGYDPRMRSNIGIRRRLAPLLDNSRAELELIHALLFSLPGSPFLYYGDEIGMGDNIWLPDRDSSRTPMQWTPDRNAGFSTADPGKLYLPVVQSLVYNYAQVNVEAQLAQSRSLLHWVRNVIHVRKAHPVFGMGSLHVQDTTNESVLAFVRSWEGSGQQFGPSAEDVLCVFSFATNPTSVTISAPEFAGRPLYDLFGGGSFPSFDEDGNVTLTMGTQSFYWLHVGAPVGV; from the coding sequence TTGACGTTCACGGCCCCGATCCAGCTGCCCGGACTCACGCTGGACCCGCAGTGGTACAAGCGTTCGGTCTTCTACGAGTGCATGATCCGCTCGTTCGTGGACTCGAACGGTGACGGCATCGGGGACATCCAGGGCGTCATCGGCAAGCTCGACTACCTGCAGTGGCTCGGTGTCGACGCCATCTGGCTGCCGCCCTTCTTCCAGTCGCCGATGCGCGACGGCGGGTACGACATCTCCGACTACAAGGCGATCCTGCCCGAGTTCGGCACGCTCGACGACTTCCGTGAACTCGTGACGAAGTCGCACGAGCGGAACATGCGCATCGTCATCGACATGGTGATCAACCACACGTCGGACCAGCACGAGTGGTTCCAGCAGTCCCGCGAGGACCCGGACGGGCCGTACGGCGACTTCTACGTCTGGCGCGACACCGACGAGCACTACGAGAACATCCGCATCATCTTCGTCGACACCGAGGAGTCGAACTGGACGTTCGACCCGGTCCGCCGACAGTTCTTCTTCCACCGGTTCTTCTCGCACCAGCCCGACCTCAACTTCGAGAACCCGGCCGTGGTCGAGGCAGTGTACGAGGTCGTCCGGCACTGGCTCGACCTGGGCGTGGACGGGCTGCGGCTCGACGCGATCCCGTACCTCTTCGAGTCCGAGGAGGGCAACGGCGAGGGCGAGCCCGAGACGCACGAGTTCATCAAGAAGCTCCGTGCCATGGTCGACGACGAGTACCCCGGCCGCGTCCTGCTCGCCGAAGCGAACCAGTGGCCGCGCGAGACCGCCGCGTTCTTCGGCACCGACGAGGAGCCCGAGTGCCACATGGCCTTCGACTTCCCGGTCATGCCGCGCATCTTCTACTCGCTGCGCGCCCAGCACGCTGCCGAGCTCAAGGCGATCCTGTCCGAGACGCTCGACGTGCCCGAGAAGGCCGCGTGGGGCGTGTTCCTCCGCAACCACGACGAGCTGACGCTCGAGATGGTGAGCGAGGAGTACCGCCAGGCGATGTACGGCTGGTACGGCTACGACCCCCGGATGCGGTCGAACATCGGCATCCGCCGCCGCCTCGCGCCGCTGCTCGACAACTCGCGGGCCGAGCTCGAGCTCATCCACGCGCTGCTGTTCTCCCTGCCCGGCTCGCCGTTCCTGTACTACGGCGACGAGATCGGCATGGGCGACAACATCTGGCTGCCGGACCGTGACTCGTCGCGCACGCCGATGCAGTGGACCCCGGACCGCAACGCGGGGTTCTCGACCGCCGACCCGGGCAAGCTCTACCTGCCCGTCGTGCAGTCGCTCGTCTACAACTACGCGCAGGTGAACGTCGAGGCGCAGCTCGCTCAGTCGCGCTCGCTGCTGCACTGGGTCCGCAACGTCATCCACGTCCGCAAGGCGCACCCGGTGTTCGGCATGGGATCGCTGCACGTGCAGGACACGACGAACGAGTCGGTGCTCGCGTTCGTCCGGTCCTGGGAGGGCTCCGGGCAGCAGTTCGGCCCGTCCGCCGAGGACGTCCTCTGCGTCTTCTCGTTCGCGACCAACCCGACGTCGGTCACGATCTCGGCGCCGGAGTTCGCCGGCCGACCGCTCTACGACCTGTTCGGCGGCGGGTCGTTCCCGTCGTTCGACGAGGACGGGAACGTCACCCTCACCATGGGCACCCAGTCGTTCTACTGGCTGCACGTGGGTGCGCCGGTCGGGGTCTAG
- a CDS encoding glucose-1-phosphate adenylyltransferase yields MAPKKVFGIVLAGGEGKRLMPLTADRAKPAVPFGGNFRLIDFALSNLVNSGLQKIVVLTQYKSHSLDRHVAETWRMEGLLGSYVASVPAQQRLGKRWFAGSADAILQSLNLLRDERPDIVVVVGADHVYRMDFHQMIEAHIASGRSATVAAIRQPIGLADQFGVIQVDQDDPTRIDAFLEKPKDAVGLADSPGEILASMGNYVFDADALVDAVLRDGQIESSKHDMGGDIVPDFVARGDAGVYDLQRNDVPGSNERDRYYWRDVGTIDSFFDAHMDLIAPVPVFNLYNQDWPIFNQQTNLPPAKFVRDANGNTGSTVDSIVALGCLLSGAQVERSVIGPWCGIDSGAKVLDSIVFERASIGAGSVVNRAILDKDVVIAPGAQVGVDRETDEARGFTVTDSGITVVGKGVRVEA; encoded by the coding sequence ATGGCACCAAAGAAGGTATTCGGCATCGTCCTCGCCGGAGGCGAGGGCAAGCGGCTCATGCCGCTCACCGCCGACCGCGCGAAGCCCGCTGTCCCGTTCGGCGGGAACTTCCGTCTCATCGACTTCGCGCTCTCCAACCTGGTCAACTCCGGGTTGCAGAAGATCGTCGTCCTGACCCAGTACAAGTCGCACAGTCTCGACCGCCACGTGGCGGAGACCTGGCGCATGGAGGGGCTCCTCGGTTCCTACGTCGCGTCGGTGCCGGCGCAGCAGCGTCTCGGCAAGCGCTGGTTCGCCGGTTCCGCGGACGCCATCCTCCAGTCGCTGAACCTGCTGCGCGACGAGCGTCCGGACATCGTCGTCGTGGTCGGTGCCGACCACGTCTACCGCATGGACTTCCACCAGATGATCGAGGCCCACATCGCCTCCGGCCGCAGTGCCACGGTCGCGGCGATCCGGCAGCCGATCGGGCTCGCGGACCAGTTCGGTGTCATCCAGGTCGACCAGGACGACCCGACCAGGATCGACGCGTTCCTCGAGAAGCCGAAGGACGCCGTCGGCCTGGCCGACTCGCCCGGCGAGATCCTCGCGTCGATGGGCAACTACGTGTTCGACGCCGACGCGCTGGTCGACGCGGTGCTCCGCGACGGGCAGATCGAGTCGAGCAAGCACGACATGGGCGGTGACATCGTCCCGGACTTCGTGGCCCGCGGCGACGCCGGCGTGTACGACCTGCAGCGCAACGACGTCCCCGGCTCGAACGAGCGCGACCGGTACTACTGGCGCGACGTGGGGACGATCGACTCGTTCTTCGACGCGCACATGGACCTCATCGCGCCGGTGCCGGTCTTCAACCTGTACAACCAGGACTGGCCGATCTTCAACCAGCAGACGAACCTGCCCCCGGCGAAGTTCGTGCGCGACGCGAACGGCAACACGGGCTCGACGGTCGACTCGATCGTCGCGCTCGGCTGTCTGCTGTCCGGCGCGCAGGTCGAGCGGAGCGTGATCGGCCCCTGGTGCGGCATCGACTCCGGCGCGAAGGTGCTCGACTCGATCGTCTTCGAACGTGCGTCGATCGGCGCGGGGTCGGTCGTGAACCGCGCGATCCTGGACAAGGACGTGGTGATCGCCCCGGGCGCGCAGGTCGGTGTCGACCGCGAGACGGACGAGGCGCGCGGCTTCACCGTCACCGACTCCGGCATCACGGTCGTCGGCAAGGGCGTGCGTGTGGAGGCGTGA